The following are encoded together in the Leptospira langatensis genome:
- the ilvA gene encoding threonine ammonia-lyase, biosynthetic, with the protein MLLGIPRVIDYIRKILDARVYDIAVHTPLDNMTRLSQRLGSSVLLKREDLQPIFSFKIRGAYNRISHLSETEKKKGVICASAGNHAQGVAISAHKLGIRAVIVMPITTPSIKIDAVRYWGAEILLYGDTFDEAYSQARSLEKKEGLVFIHPYDDPDVIAGQGTVGMEILQQYPERIEAIFVPIGGGGLAAGVASYIKFLRPETKIIGVEPVDAASMKSAIEKGERVILDRVGLFADGVAVRQAGEETFQICKELLDDVIVSNTDEICAAVKDIFEDTRVIAEPAGALSLAGLKTYAASHPDRKGALIAINSGANMNFDRLRHVAERAELGEAREILLGVTIPEKPGSYLRFIQVLGNRNITEFNYRYSSDKQAHVFVGLKLANAHKDKEEVVSQLKNIGYEVIDISANETAKLHIRYMVGGRTSDLKDEIILRCEFPERPGALLRFLEGVGSDWNITLFHYRNHGADYGRVLVGLQVPFSEKVRFSERLQSLGYPYEEETENPAYRMFLKERSE; encoded by the coding sequence TTGCTCTTAGGGATTCCAAGAGTGATCGATTATATCCGAAAAATCCTAGATGCGAGAGTGTACGATATTGCAGTCCACACTCCTCTCGACAATATGACCCGCCTTTCTCAGAGACTAGGCTCTTCTGTTTTACTCAAAAGAGAGGATCTGCAGCCAATTTTCTCCTTTAAGATCAGAGGAGCCTATAACCGGATCTCTCACCTCTCGGAAACGGAAAAAAAGAAAGGAGTGATCTGCGCCTCCGCAGGAAATCATGCCCAAGGTGTTGCGATCTCCGCTCATAAACTCGGGATCCGTGCAGTCATAGTCATGCCGATCACCACTCCTTCCATCAAAATAGACGCAGTGAGATATTGGGGAGCGGAGATACTTCTCTACGGAGACACCTTTGACGAGGCCTATTCCCAAGCGAGAAGCCTGGAAAAGAAAGAAGGATTAGTATTCATTCACCCGTATGACGATCCGGACGTGATCGCAGGCCAGGGCACAGTTGGCATGGAAATCTTACAACAGTACCCGGAGCGGATCGAAGCGATCTTCGTTCCAATCGGAGGCGGAGGCCTTGCAGCAGGCGTCGCTTCCTATATAAAATTCCTGCGTCCGGAAACGAAGATCATAGGAGTGGAGCCAGTGGATGCTGCCTCTATGAAATCCGCGATAGAAAAGGGAGAAAGAGTGATCCTAGACCGGGTCGGTCTGTTTGCGGACGGAGTAGCGGTCCGCCAAGCCGGAGAAGAAACATTCCAAATTTGTAAAGAACTCTTGGATGATGTAATTGTCTCTAACACGGACGAGATCTGCGCCGCAGTAAAAGATATTTTCGAAGATACGAGAGTGATCGCGGAACCTGCAGGAGCCCTTTCCTTAGCGGGACTCAAAACCTATGCGGCCAGTCATCCGGACAGGAAGGGTGCATTGATCGCGATCAATTCGGGAGCAAATATGAATTTCGATCGTTTGCGCCACGTAGCAGAAAGAGCCGAATTGGGAGAAGCAAGAGAGATCCTTCTCGGAGTGACTATTCCGGAAAAACCCGGTAGCTATCTTAGATTCATTCAAGTCCTCGGAAATCGAAATATTACGGAATTCAATTATAGATATTCTTCCGATAAGCAAGCTCACGTTTTCGTAGGCTTAAAATTAGCAAACGCTCACAAGGACAAAGAAGAAGTCGTCTCTCAATTGAAAAACATAGGCTACGAAGTGATAGATATCAGTGCCAACGAAACTGCCAAGCTCCATATCCGCTATATGGTAGGAGGACGGACCTCCGATCTAAAAGATGAGATCATCCTTAGATGCGAATTTCCCGAAAGACCGGGAGCGCTCTTACGATTCTTAGAGGGAGTCGGCTCCGATTGGAATATTACGCTCTTCCATTATAGGAATCATGGCGCGGATTACGGAAGGGTTCTCGTGGGACTGCAAGTACCGTTTTCAGAGAAAGTAAGATTCAGCGAGCGACTTCAGTCCTTAGGCTACCCTTATGAAGAAGAGACTGAAAACCCTGCCTACAGGATGTTCTTAAAAGAACGATCCGAATAG
- a CDS encoding SRPBCC family protein, with translation MKAEISVVGREITGTKLYDAPREMVWDAWTDPKQVAIWWGPNGFTNTVHEMSVRPGGIWRLTMHGPDGIDYPNLIQYIEVVRPEKLVYDHGDDVNPKQFHVTVLFQEEGSKTRLTMRSIFPSEEEVRNLGDFALEGLGSTLERLRQFVEKK, from the coding sequence ATGAAGGCAGAAATATCCGTTGTTGGAAGAGAAATTACCGGGACCAAGTTATATGACGCTCCGAGGGAAATGGTTTGGGACGCCTGGACAGACCCGAAGCAAGTGGCGATCTGGTGGGGACCGAACGGTTTTACCAATACCGTCCACGAAATGAGCGTACGGCCCGGAGGGATCTGGAGACTGACAATGCACGGTCCCGACGGGATCGATTATCCGAATCTGATCCAATACATAGAAGTAGTAAGACCGGAGAAACTGGTCTACGATCATGGAGATGACGTTAACCCTAAACAATTCCATGTGACCGTTCTATTTCAAGAAGAAGGCTCCAAGACCAGACTTACTATGAGATCCATATTCCCTTCGGAAGAAGAGGTCAGAAATCTAGGCGATTTCGCTCTCGAGGGACTCGGATCCACATTGGAACGCCTACGACAATTTGTGGAAAAGAAGTAA
- a CDS encoding MFS transporter encodes MKTENTRKATKKEWIGLAVIALPCLLYAMDLTVLYLAAPQLSADLNPTPSQQLWIMDIYGFLVAGFLVIMGNLGDRIGRRKLLLYGAAAFGVASVLAAFSPSSEILILTRAILGITAATLAPSTLSLIRNMFLDPEERTFAIGIWGMSFSLGGAIGPLAGGVLLEYFWWGSVFLMSVPVMILLLIVGPKLLPEFKDPNSGKMDLPSAVLSLVSVLSIIYGLKQIAENGLGTVSILTIVVGLLVGAVFIKRQTVLEDPMIDLQLFNLPVFTAAVIGNTMTIFVALGTFLFISQYLQLVLGLSPLEAGLWTLPGAVGNVIGSLAIPMIVRKIRPLHVMLGGLVLLAIGMYMYSLIDSSNGIWVIIVGSLVMSLGICAVVILGTDIIVGSAPPERAGAAASISETAVEFGGVLGIAVLGSIGVAIFKSRINALSLPGLTPEQMENSRNTLASAVAVAKELPEPSRQILLNTAQGAFTDSLHFVSILSVGISVALALAIYSILRNRKEAEGTPEPAELDKVTR; translated from the coding sequence ATAAAAACTGAAAACACTCGAAAAGCTACAAAGAAAGAGTGGATCGGCTTGGCGGTAATTGCGCTTCCTTGCCTGCTATATGCGATGGATTTAACGGTTCTTTATCTGGCTGCTCCTCAGTTGTCAGCAGATCTAAACCCTACTCCGTCCCAACAATTATGGATCATGGATATCTATGGATTTTTAGTCGCAGGCTTTCTCGTGATCATGGGAAATCTAGGAGATCGAATTGGCCGTCGTAAACTTTTGCTTTATGGAGCCGCCGCATTCGGGGTTGCTTCAGTGCTTGCCGCATTTTCTCCGAGTTCCGAAATTTTGATCCTAACCCGCGCGATCTTAGGGATCACTGCAGCGACCTTGGCTCCTTCTACTCTATCCTTAATTCGTAATATGTTTTTGGATCCGGAAGAAAGGACATTCGCCATTGGCATTTGGGGAATGAGCTTCTCCTTAGGTGGAGCGATCGGGCCACTTGCAGGCGGTGTGCTGTTGGAATATTTCTGGTGGGGTTCGGTCTTCTTGATGAGCGTGCCAGTAATGATCCTTCTTCTGATCGTAGGACCTAAACTTCTTCCGGAGTTTAAGGATCCAAATTCAGGAAAGATGGATCTACCGAGCGCCGTGCTTTCTCTAGTGTCCGTTCTATCCATTATCTACGGATTAAAACAGATTGCAGAGAACGGTTTAGGAACTGTCTCCATCCTCACGATTGTCGTTGGGCTTTTAGTAGGAGCGGTCTTTATCAAAAGGCAAACTGTTCTGGAAGATCCGATGATCGATCTTCAGTTGTTCAACCTTCCAGTATTCACCGCTGCAGTAATAGGAAATACGATGACCATCTTCGTAGCCTTGGGAACCTTCTTGTTCATTTCCCAATACTTGCAATTGGTCTTAGGCCTTTCTCCTCTGGAAGCAGGACTCTGGACTCTTCCCGGCGCAGTCGGCAACGTAATCGGCTCTCTTGCCATCCCAATGATCGTGAGAAAGATCCGCCCTTTACATGTGATGTTAGGCGGTTTGGTCTTACTTGCAATTGGAATGTACATGTATTCGCTTATCGATTCTTCGAACGGGATCTGGGTCATTATAGTAGGTTCCTTGGTCATGTCCCTTGGAATATGTGCCGTAGTGATCCTTGGAACGGATATCATTGTAGGCTCGGCTCCCCCTGAGAGAGCCGGAGCGGCAGCTTCCATTTCCGAAACCGCTGTGGAATTCGGAGGAGTGCTTGGGATCGCAGTCTTAGGAAGCATCGGGGTTGCGATCTTCAAGTCCAGGATCAATGCGCTTTCCCTTCCCGGACTTACTCCGGAGCAAATGGAAAACTCCCGTAATACCTTGGCCTCGGCGGTTGCTGTTGCGAAAGAACTTCCGGAACCAAGTAGACAAATACTTCTGAACACTGCGCAAGGTGCATTTACGGATTCACTACATTTTGTATCTATCCTAAGCGTGGGGATCTCTGTTGCGTTAGCCTTGGCGATCTATTCTATCTTAAGAAATAGAAAAGAAGCGGAAGGAACTCCCGAGCCTGCCGAGTTGGATAAAGTAACTAGATAA
- a CDS encoding ArsR/SmtB family transcription factor translates to MVKYDTQPDHLSSTFSALADPTRREILLYLVSGEATVKELAEPFNMSLPGISKHLKVLEKAGLIERGKEAQWRPCKIRPEGLKEASGWLDHYRHFWEESLDRLDAYLMELQGKKKDPKK, encoded by the coding sequence ATGGTTAAATACGATACGCAACCTGATCACCTAAGCAGCACTTTCTCCGCCTTGGCCGACCCTACTCGGAGGGAGATCCTTCTCTATTTGGTCTCCGGAGAAGCCACAGTAAAAGAACTGGCAGAGCCATTCAACATGAGCCTTCCCGGGATCTCCAAGCACCTAAAGGTTCTTGAGAAAGCGGGACTGATCGAAAGAGGCAAAGAGGCGCAATGGAGACCCTGTAAGATCCGCCCGGAGGGTCTAAAGGAAGCGTCCGGTTGGCTGGATCATTACCGGCATTTCTGGGAAGAAAGCTTGGATCGATTGGATGCGTATCTAATGGAGCTCCAAGGCAAGAAGAAGGACCCAAAAAAATAA
- the fliN gene encoding flagellar motor switch protein FliN, translating into MGEGSLSQEEIDALLAGANETFDPSSVAAGGGSKEASGLSPIDRDLLSDFLSHCFMTAGNTLAAILSKTSNFMNPTTEAKSRKDIEAELKSNTLLLYSTYSGNLNGRAVLAMGADNAARIANMMMGGFDSGGLDEGQLQTLRDSLTPIMGALQSQIAAKTGGGVSGSPAETRHVTSPAALVLPEGDPLIRTFFNLAIEGLPSFRVQFILSLSMANDILSLSKRSGGGGGDYGGGGYQGGMGGGGGISQVGMKGVSFPNLATASGAQGTPNLNLLMDVQMSVTVELGRTKMYIKDILGLGEGSIIELDKLAGEPVDLLVNGKLIAKGEVVVIDENFGVRVTDIVSPADRIKPESGGG; encoded by the coding sequence ATGGGTGAAGGATCCCTTTCCCAGGAAGAAATAGACGCCCTTTTAGCGGGTGCCAATGAAACATTCGATCCGAGCAGTGTCGCTGCCGGAGGCGGGTCTAAGGAAGCTAGCGGTTTATCGCCGATAGATAGGGACCTTTTGTCCGATTTCCTTTCCCATTGTTTTATGACAGCCGGGAATACCTTGGCGGCCATTCTTTCTAAGACTTCTAACTTCATGAATCCGACTACGGAAGCAAAATCCCGTAAGGATATCGAAGCAGAACTCAAATCCAATACTCTACTTTTATACTCTACCTATTCCGGTAATTTAAACGGAAGAGCTGTCCTTGCTATGGGCGCGGATAACGCGGCTCGCATTGCGAACATGATGATGGGTGGTTTTGATTCGGGCGGTTTGGACGAAGGGCAACTCCAAACTCTAAGAGATAGTTTGACTCCGATCATGGGAGCTTTACAATCCCAGATCGCAGCAAAGACCGGAGGAGGAGTTAGCGGTTCTCCTGCGGAAACCAGGCATGTAACTTCTCCTGCTGCCTTGGTATTGCCGGAAGGCGATCCTCTCATTCGTACTTTTTTCAATTTGGCAATTGAAGGTCTTCCTTCTTTTAGAGTGCAGTTCATTCTCTCCTTGTCCATGGCCAACGATATCTTATCTCTTTCCAAGCGCTCCGGAGGCGGTGGAGGGGATTATGGCGGAGGCGGCTACCAAGGAGGCATGGGTGGCGGAGGCGGAATTTCCCAAGTAGGGATGAAGGGAGTCTCCTTCCCGAATCTTGCGACTGCCAGCGGTGCTCAGGGAACTCCCAACTTAAACCTTCTCATGGACGTACAGATGTCCGTCACCGTGGAACTCGGAAGAACCAAGATGTATATTAAGGATATCTTAGGTTTAGGAGAAGGTTCCATCATCGAGTTGGATAAATTGGCCGGTGAGCCGGTCGACCTTCTCGTAAACGGAAAATTGATCGCGAAGGGTGAGGTCGTGGTCATCGACGAAAACTTCGGTGTGCGCGTCACCGATATCGTAAGTCCTGCAGACCGGATCAAGCCGGAGTCGGGAGGCGGATGA
- the fliO gene encoding flagellar biosynthetic protein FliO yields MNRTFSSISFVSSRFGSLALAIGVFCILSGSIGNLYSQTASEREQMDELLKRELGDTGKKAEPQTSAPAKPEEKADPNASAPSPNPVEERYKPISEGPSLAGILFRIVLILGILCGAAYWALRTLAKSRESSLPVRGEMSLLGSLNLGANKQLQIVEVTGQIFVLGVADNGINLISEITDTETKSRLKQMRDEFQPPEGGFLVTVLEQIKDLNTRITGKSEEEEQTLRPSPGERKEKQRKLKQKLDEIKKERNNLENGLFDIN; encoded by the coding sequence ATGAACCGGACCTTTTCTTCCATTTCATTCGTATCTTCTCGATTCGGCTCCCTCGCTTTGGCGATCGGAGTCTTTTGTATTTTATCGGGTAGTATCGGAAACCTGTATTCCCAGACCGCTTCCGAAAGGGAGCAAATGGATGAGCTCTTAAAAAGAGAATTGGGAGATACCGGAAAGAAGGCAGAACCTCAAACTTCCGCGCCGGCAAAGCCTGAGGAAAAAGCGGACCCAAACGCGTCGGCGCCTTCTCCAAATCCGGTAGAAGAAAGATACAAGCCTATCTCGGAAGGGCCGAGCCTGGCAGGTATCCTTTTTCGCATCGTACTTATATTAGGAATTCTTTGTGGAGCCGCATATTGGGCCCTTCGCACTTTGGCCAAATCGAGAGAGTCTTCTCTTCCGGTAAGAGGGGAGATGAGTCTTCTCGGAAGCCTGAATTTGGGAGCCAATAAGCAACTGCAGATCGTGGAAGTCACCGGTCAGATCTTCGTTTTGGGTGTGGCGGATAACGGGATCAATTTGATCTCCGAGATCACAGACACGGAAACCAAGTCTAGATTGAAGCAGATGAGAGACGAGTTCCAGCCTCCGGAGGGAGGTTTCCTCGTTACTGTTCTGGAGCAGATCAAGGATCTGAATACTCGTATCACTGGAAAGTCGGAGGAAGAGGAGCAAACTCTTCGTCCTTCTCCTGGAGAAAGAAAAGAGAAACAACGGAAGCTAAAGCAGAAGTTGGACGAGATCAAGAAGGAAAGGAATAATCTGGAGAACGGATTATTCGATATCAACTAG
- the fliP gene encoding flagellar type III secretion system pore protein FliP (The bacterial flagellar biogenesis protein FliP forms a type III secretion system (T3SS)-type pore required for flagellar assembly.) yields MLSAVLLFGLLISIVPEDLFAQSTAPRIPIPNLNINVNEARTPRETSLSLMILFLVTILSLAPAIVMSLTSFTKIVIVLDFVRRALSIQNLPPNQVMVGLALFMTFFIMAPTLNVVYEKGLNPYMEGKIDTNEFFDKSMVPIREFMIRQIGPSGAKDVALFLKIGKVEKVESFDDVPSYVLIPAFMLSEIKKAFWIGIIIFIPFIVVDLVVASALLSMGLNMLPPVMVSLPFKLILFILVDGWNLIVYELVRSYK; encoded by the coding sequence ATGCTTTCAGCGGTCCTGCTTTTTGGTCTATTGATCTCTATTGTACCTGAGGATCTGTTTGCTCAGTCGACTGCGCCTAGGATCCCTATTCCCAATTTGAATATCAACGTAAACGAGGCGAGAACTCCGAGAGAGACGAGTCTTTCTCTTATGATCTTGTTCCTTGTCACTATTCTCTCTTTGGCTCCTGCCATAGTCATGTCTTTGACTTCTTTTACTAAGATCGTGATCGTTCTGGATTTCGTAAGAAGGGCTCTTTCTATCCAGAACCTTCCGCCGAACCAAGTGATGGTGGGACTCGCTCTATTCATGACCTTCTTTATCATGGCTCCCACCTTGAATGTTGTCTACGAGAAGGGACTGAACCCTTATATGGAAGGCAAGATCGACACGAATGAGTTTTTCGATAAGTCCATGGTCCCGATCCGAGAGTTCATGATCCGTCAGATCGGGCCTTCCGGTGCGAAGGATGTGGCCTTGTTCCTGAAGATCGGAAAAGTGGAGAAGGTGGAGTCCTTCGACGATGTTCCGAGTTACGTGCTCATTCCCGCATTCATGCTATCCGAGATCAAGAAGGCGTTTTGGATCGGTATCATTATTTTCATTCCGTTCATCGTAGTGGATCTAGTCGTTGCTTCGGCACTTCTTTCCATGGGACTGAACATGCTTCCTCCTGTGATGGTAAGCCTTCCGTTTAAACTGATCTTATTTATACTTGTGGACGGTTGGAACTTGATCGTCTACGAGCTCGTAAGGAGCTATAAATGA
- the fliQ gene encoding flagellar biosynthesis protein FliQ, producing MTEVDAITLIRDALFVTLKLSAPILLTAMVVGLIIGILQTTTSIQEPTIAFVPKLLSIFAVIVIFAGWMLQTATDYTRDLFLMIEKF from the coding sequence ATGACAGAAGTAGACGCAATCACTTTGATCCGGGACGCATTGTTTGTTACCTTGAAACTCTCTGCTCCTATCCTTTTAACTGCGATGGTTGTGGGTCTTATCATAGGGATCTTGCAGACTACTACCTCTATCCAGGAACCTACGATCGCATTCGTTCCTAAATTATTATCCATCTTTGCGGTTATCGTGATCTTTGCGGGATGGATGTTGCAGACTGCTACGGATTATACGAGGGATCTGTTTCTCATGATCGAGAAATTTTAG
- the fliR gene encoding flagellar biosynthetic protein FliR, whose product MEYFVSNFQVFLLILARIVGLLSVAPVFSFASISFPQRISFGFLIAVILFPVSAGFVPPIPGNMTDYGLIAIGEVLIGILMGFLISLVFASFQMAGEFFNVQLGFGYAEILDPISQTSLPVISTLKNMLGMLLFLSLGAYRYLFESLAYSFEKVQILRLVPEIQDGLYKAMEEAIGAMFLVAFKIALPILGVLLLVTVSEALMGKAAPQLNILQLSFPIKIAIGLVVMILIVPFLITQMDGAFQLSFEKLNFMLKDWPN is encoded by the coding sequence ATGGAATACTTCGTTTCTAATTTCCAAGTCTTTCTTCTGATCCTGGCAAGGATTGTGGGCCTTTTGTCTGTTGCGCCCGTATTTTCTTTTGCTTCGATCTCTTTTCCGCAGAGGATTAGCTTCGGATTTTTGATCGCTGTCATTCTATTTCCGGTCAGCGCCGGATTCGTACCTCCGATCCCAGGGAATATGACGGATTACGGTCTGATCGCTATCGGAGAAGTTTTGATCGGGATCCTCATGGGTTTCTTGATCAGTCTAGTATTCGCTTCCTTTCAGATGGCCGGAGAATTTTTCAATGTGCAGTTGGGTTTCGGTTATGCGGAGATCTTGGATCCGATCTCCCAGACGAGTCTTCCCGTGATCAGTACCCTGAAGAATATGCTAGGTATGCTTCTGTTCTTGTCCTTGGGCGCGTATCGTTATCTTTTCGAGAGCTTAGCGTATTCTTTTGAGAAGGTCCAGATCTTAAGATTAGTTCCCGAGATCCAAGACGGCCTGTACAAGGCAATGGAAGAAGCTATCGGAGCAATGTTCCTTGTGGCTTTCAAGATCGCTCTTCCTATCTTGGGAGTTCTTCTTCTTGTGACTGTTTCCGAGGCGCTTATGGGAAAGGCGGCTCCTCAGCTGAATATTCTGCAGCTTAGCTTTCCGATCAAGATCGCCATTGGTCTAGTCGTTATGATCCTCATCGTTCCGTTTCTGATCACTCAGATGGACGGAGCCTTCCAGCTTTCTTTTGAGAAGCTGAACTTCATGCTAAAGGATTGGCCAAACTGA
- a CDS encoding EscU/YscU/HrcU family type III secretion system export apparatus switch protein, with translation MPSAHGSVPIPFKIDLQLFAAEDEGRTQPASERRRREEREKGNVPKSPEVASAIVLLAGIVLLYLMGEYFFMRSYYLLRKYFFGIRTATVATPETVTELLNNALWDITLLLLPLMGITVVAAILGNVVQIGFLFAPRALAFNFGRIRPNFKKVLPNRQTMFSLAKSLVKVAAISWVSYFVIEKDFFKILMLGNMGLEESIALVSYTAFKIFLVVGILLLAISVGDYFFQRYEYEEALKMTPSESKREMKEQDGDPSLQARRRQMARDTIKKSKMLVEVPKADVVITNPTHFAVALEYKPTKHRAPVVIAKGVDDFALRIIRVAKANNVATIEDRPMARTLYDEVEIGQEVPAKFYTALSVIFTKLESFRRAFRNAS, from the coding sequence ATGCCCTCTGCCCATGGGTCTGTCCCTATTCCGTTCAAGATCGATCTGCAGCTATTTGCTGCGGAGGATGAGGGTAGGACTCAACCTGCGAGTGAGAGACGCAGAAGGGAAGAAAGGGAAAAAGGGAATGTTCCCAAAAGTCCGGAAGTGGCGTCTGCGATCGTACTTCTTGCGGGTATTGTCCTTCTTTATCTCATGGGAGAATATTTCTTCATGAGATCGTATTATCTTTTGCGAAAATACTTTTTCGGGATACGTACTGCGACAGTTGCGACCCCGGAGACTGTGACCGAACTTTTGAATAACGCTCTTTGGGACATCACTCTGCTTCTTCTTCCTCTTATGGGGATCACTGTGGTTGCGGCAATCCTCGGAAATGTGGTGCAGATCGGATTCTTGTTCGCACCAAGAGCTCTTGCCTTCAATTTCGGCAGGATACGTCCTAATTTCAAAAAGGTACTTCCGAACCGTCAGACCATGTTCAGCTTGGCCAAGTCCTTAGTAAAGGTGGCAGCTATCAGCTGGGTCTCTTACTTCGTGATCGAGAAGGACTTCTTTAAGATACTTATGCTCGGAAATATGGGGCTGGAAGAATCCATTGCACTCGTTTCTTATACTGCGTTTAAGATCTTTCTTGTAGTCGGTATCCTTCTTCTTGCGATCAGCGTGGGAGATTATTTCTTCCAAAGATACGAGTATGAAGAAGCTCTGAAAATGACTCCTTCCGAATCCAAAAGAGAGATGAAGGAGCAGGACGGAGACCCTTCTCTCCAAGCGAGAAGAAGGCAGATGGCCAGAGATACCATCAAGAAGAGCAAAATGCTCGTAGAGGTCCCTAAGGCGGACGTGGTCATCACGAACCCGACCCATTTTGCCGTGGCATTGGAATACAAGCCTACTAAACATAGGGCCCCTGTCGTGATCGCAAAGGGTGTGGACGATTTCGCGTTACGTATTATCCGGGTCGCAAAGGCAAACAATGTCGCCACGATCGAGGACAGGCCAATGGCTCGCACTCTTTATGATGAAGTGGAGATAGGACAGGAAGTCCCTGCCAAATTCTATACCGCGCTCAGCGTTATCTTTACGAAACTCGAATCCTTCCGGAGAGCATTCCGAAACGCTTCTTAA